A genome region from Carcharodon carcharias isolate sCarCar2 chromosome 17, sCarCar2.pri, whole genome shotgun sequence includes the following:
- the mrpl18 gene encoding 39S ribosomal protein L18, mitochondrial, with translation MAAAVAVLRRLGPRPGMGLRLELRVDQTERGVRWASSSVTRTEAEQDPDIAENGVVTERFINHNPRNLERLALARKDKGWQTVWPRLNYWHRLRFRKTQRHVTAYVEAAGSGGKAVISASTQEWAIKKHLSSTRDVAAAENVGRVLAQRCLEAGISYLTFRAIPWEYRAESVQRFRSAMKDGGVILSEPRRVYR, from the exons ATGGCGGCGGCGGTGGCGGTGTTGAGGAGATTGGGGCCGAGGCCGGGCATGGGGCTCCGGCTGGAGCTGAGAGTGGATCAgacagagagag GTGTGCGCTGGGCCTCGAGCTCAGTCACGCGGACTGAAGCAGAGCAAGATCCCGACATAGCGGAGAATGGAGTGGTCACAGAACGCTTCATCAACCACAACCCTCGGAATCTGGAGCGCCTGGCCCTGGCAAGGAAGGACAAAGGCTGGCAAACCGTCTGGCCAAGGCTCAACTACTGGCACAG GCTGCGCTTCAGGAAGACCCAGCGACACGTCACGGCCTACGTGGAGGCAGCAGGGAGCGGGGGCAAGGCCGTCATCTCAGCCTCCACCCAGGAGTGGGCCATCAAGAAGCACCTGTCCAGCACCCGAGATGTCGCTGCGGCTGAGAATGTGGGCCGGGTCTTGGCCCAGCGCTGCCTGGAGGCTGGGATCAGCTACCTCACCTTCCGGGCCATTCCTTGGGAATACCGGGCAGAATCG GTCCAGCGATTCCGTTCCGCCATGAAAGATGGTGGGGTGATACTGAGTGAACCACGGAGAGTGTACCGGTGA